A section of the Solea solea chromosome 17, fSolSol10.1, whole genome shotgun sequence genome encodes:
- the msgn1 gene encoding mesogenin-1, with protein MDLEIVAAKLLYGWKSDDSAFGEDVDALQSSSPDSPSVDSMCSSPEMCYSSGHQEINDFSFSLTGRRGAPAAQRQNKPKMSTKRRMKASEREKMRMRSLAEALHQLRDYLPPDYSKRGQPLTKIQTLKYTIEYINKLSDILSHA; from the coding sequence ATGGACCTGGAGATTGTCGCAGCGAAACTACTGTACGGGTGGAAGAGCGACGACAGCGCGTTTGGAGAAGATGTGGACGCGCTCCAGTCCTCCTCACCAGACTCCCCCTCCGTAGACTCCATGTGTTCCTCGCCGGAGATGTGCTACTCCAGCGGGCATCAAGAGATCAATGATTTCTCTTTTAGCCTCACAGGACGCAGGGGGGCTCCAGCTGCGCAAAGGCAGAACAAGCCCAAGATGTCCACCAAAAGACGCATGAAGGCCAGCGAGAGGGAGAAGATGCGCATGAGGAGTCTTGCTGAGGCTCTGCACCAGCTCCGGGACTACCTGCCGCCGGACTACAGCAAAAGAGGCCAGCCCCTCACCAAGATACAGACCCTCAAATACACCATCGAATACATCAACAAGCTTTCCGACATCCTGAGTCACGCGTAA